The window aagaaaaaggccaacATGGTCAGGAAAGATTCATGTATACTATGAAGATTGACCTAGACCTTGAAGGATGGAAAGAATTTAGATTAGAATTCAGGAGGGAAGGAAATGTTCTAGGTATTTAGAAGATCATGAGAAAGAGATGGAGTCAGAAAGTTTTTAGTTTTCCTCTGTCttcttccacctctccttttcccacaGGAGAGAAAGCGAGAAGTGTGAATGGGATCTTCCCCCTGCTGCTGTTATTGGTGCTTGCTTTCCTTCTGATGCTGGGTCTGAGTAGAGGTCTGGATGATGACCCCCCAAatgaaaagacttttgaggaggagcATATAGACTATCCTAAGACTAACCGCTTGTTCAGGTACTGTAACTCCATGATGCTATTGAAAAGAATCCGGGGTCCCAATGACACCTGTAGACAGAGGCACATATTCATCCATGAGAAGCCAGACACCCTTGTGAGCATCTGCACAAATTTTTCTACTGTTGCTACATGCAAGTACCCCTCCAGGATGGACTGCCACCAGAGCCATATGAAGCTCCAGCTGACAGAATGTGTACTCAGTGAAGGCATAAAGTTTCCAGCATGCAAGTACCACACTCAGCCCACATTCAAGTCTATCCTCTTCTTTTGTGATGATTTAGGGCCTGTATACTTCTATAATACTGTGGATGATTCTTAGACCAGCTCCTTTACTTGGGACCTCCTATCTTCCATCTCTATCTGTGAATCATCCTCACTGATCCCTAGAATGAGTAAGGTGGGACCGAAAGGAGGAAGGGGCATGAAGGTAACCTCTTGAATGAAATGATTGTGGGCCAGTGGTGATAATATTGAATTCAAGAATGAAAAAGCATACAcaacataaatgttagttgtatCAAGATAAGATgtgatttttctgaaatgattaACACAGGATCCAGGGGTTCCTGAATTCTCTCTTGGTTGGCCCTTTTCTCCCTATAGTAATATTGTTccttgtctttttaatttttggcccTTGCCTTTCTAATTTTTGGTAAAGTTTGTTCTATCCAGGCTCAACCTTATGGTAGCAGCAACCCCTGCTTCCTCAATGTACTTGTTAAGTTTGTTTCATCCAGGATCAAAGCTTTCACTGAAGCCACAGTGATGCCCCTGCAACTCTTGGACTGCATCCACAAGACTtttcattccctctctctccttaatCGATAGGGACATCTCTACAcccatttttcagccttgaagaagTTATAGAAGATGGACCACtgcccctttctccccagaaataagagAGGGGGGAATGTGGTGGGACACAGACCCTAAGAAACTTAGACCTTAAAATTTAGCAGAAGTGAAAAACAATTCTTAAACTTTAGACACTGAaaccaaagatttcagaaataaaaacaatctgTGTTTCACACCTCAGGAATGTAATGTTGCCAATACTAGGGTTTCATGCAGACCCTGGgatatttagagacatttctatcTATGATATAAACACTGATAAGCATATCAAAGTCTGCAAGAATGATATGCAAGTTCCATACGTTTGAGATTTGGATTTTTTGTACACCAACAAGATGTGTGACAGCTCATCAGTCAACCCCAAAACATCCCCACCCCAATTATTTTGCAATCCCCTTATTTGGCACAGAGCCTTCTTTGTCTGAAGTGTGTACAAGGTCAACTTTCCTTCCATTCAGGGGGACAGTCTCTATCTTACTGTCTCCTGGCCATGTATTTctttctcctaataaatctctctattttacaagatttgcggCGAGCCTGCCAATTCTCTGGATGAGTTAGCCCCTTGATCTAGGTCTCAAGCTCCACCCACAACAGTGGgactgaagggagggaggagcatAAAGGTGATCTCTTGAGTGAAATGGTTGGGGCCAGTGGTGATCCTTACAGAGCAAAAAGCTCTGCAGTACTGCTCAGCTACACTCTTCTCTTTGGTTTTTTCCCTTCAATAAAATAACTGCATGATGACCTGTGGGTGTTTTAGGGATGCTGGAGGCAAGCGGGCTTTATCTATAGGTATACAAAGTATTCTTATATTATGCGTTGAGTGGGTTTAATGGATGATTACCTGTGTGTTATCAGGGATACCTGAGAAGGGCTCCAGCACTCTGCAGTATGCTATTTGAAATTCTACTATTAGGACTTTCTTCTTTTGGCTTTTCTTGTTAAATGAAAATACTAGTGGACAAAAGAAGCCTTAATTAAACCTTACTAATCAATTATTATAAGAGTATTTATCAGATCTAACTTTAGATTGAGATTGGGTTGTATCAAGTAAGTGGGAGTAGAATAGAGACAATGTGAGGATGCTGGGCACCAAGGCAGAAAGTTGGAGGTAGGGAGTACATTTAGGGggatgaaagaatgaagaaaggctTCTTTTCCCTCCCAGCCTTGTTCCTGACTTTCTCGACTTCAAAAACTTGCCTTCTCTATTGCTGGCTCATCCTGGAACTTCCCTAAACATCTGGAATAGGCTACCACTGCCCACCCACTCACCTGAAAGATCCCACTGAAAGACAtactccccctcccttctcacaCTGGTGAGTTTCTCCAGGAACCTACCTCCATTTTATGTGGGCCTGCTTTCATTCTGCTCCTGACTTTGTTTGCACTTCAAAACCATGCCCCACTtcacttccccctctcccctattCCTGGTACTTTCATTCCTCCCTTTTGTatctcttcttccattagaatgtaagctccttgagctcagggtctttctttttttcttttctatgtatacccagtacttagcacagtgcttggcatgtggtaaacactaaataaatgcttatttccttccttctttaatatTATTCACCTTCATTGGCTTTCTTACAGTTTCACTactttttttcgtgaggcaatttggggttaagtgacttgcctagggtcacacagctagtaagtgttaagtgtctgaggctggatttgagctcaggtcctcctgacttcagtgctctatgcactgcgccacctagctgccccagtttcacTACTTTTTGACATGATATCGTACGTGATGTTATATCTTTACCACCTCAACTTTATACAAGTAGCCTTCAATATTTAAAATGAaccccttcctcacctctgccttgtagactccctagcttcctttaaagcaCAATTCATATGCCACTTCctatatgaggcctttccttATGCCCTTCTTCCCCCACACTCCCAGTTATTAGCACTATTCCTCTTgaaatcactttgtatatattttgcatttacttacttGTGCATACAttgcctccccacctccccttctcCGTCCCCCACCAATGTACGCAAGCTTTTTGAGactgttaggtggcacagtgcacaattaactcttttgtctcatGTAGTTTCATTTATGATTGCTTGAAATTGAACTctggaaaaccaggctttgataaaacTCATCAGGATTCAAATGGAGCTCTTGACCCTGCCTTAAACCCAAATacctctggctctcactgattggccaataacaGGTCCCAGCCCAAGTATGAGTTGGttattgtttaggttttgatgccTCAGAGTAAGTGTAAATTGCAACTGTTTcagttctggccagaaactcttagggtcttcccctcccagtttgaatttttttgttgttgttgttgctgttctttgAGCagacaaactaggccatcttttggcTCAGTTCTTACCTAGTCTTAAATCACTGAACAGTAGTACTAGTAgtatgtccttcattcttaaggaggactatgacattgaggtgatgtcatgacctgtagtgaattggatttaagttaggaaaggctgtgcaaagtcaccgaCCTCACTCCTCTAGAGCTATCTGGgcacagtggcaagatatgtcaggacaactagagatagccccagatgtttaaagcaattggggttaagtgacttgcccagggtcacacagctagtaagtgtctgaggtgagatttgaactcagatcctcccaacttcagggccagtgtaccacctagctggcccaatgaccctggaggagagtgaggttgatgtCTTTGGACAACTCTGCCTCAACTCAAATTCATTTGCAGGTCAAGACTTCACCCgcctgatgtcattgtcctctttgagaaggaaggacaaacaagaacagcACAGTGTGCTagagagttaggaaaacctgagtttaaatcctgccatGGAAACTTtatagatatgtgaccttgggcaagtcatttaacttttctcagcttcagtttcctcataggtagAAATCAAATCATTAAGTcttttttaagcatctactatgtggaGATAAATGCTGAAGATACTAAGAAGAGCAAAGACAGATCCCCATGCTCAAGGACATCATAATCTAATGAGTAacaaaacatgcaaacaattatttataaacaagatatacccagaataaactggaaataatcacgaagacaaaagtttaaaaaggtgAAAACAgattctgccttcaaggagcttaaaatatcattgaggagacaacatgcacacaaTTTATAAATATGACAtacacaggataaactggagataatcatagAGGGAAGGTATTGGTATTAagtaggatcaggaaaggtttcttgcagaaagtgggatttcagttgaaacttgaagaaagagtcagctaggtggtgcagtagataaagcactggccctggattcaggaggatctgagttcaaatctggcctcagacacttgacacttactagctgtgtgaacctggacaagtcacttaactccaattacctcaaaaaaaaaaaaagaaagaaaagaaaaaaaaaacttgaaggaagtcaggaaagccaggaggaagaaggagagagagaatatcaggcatgggggacagccagtagaAATGAACTGAAGCTGCAGATGGAGTATATTGTTTGAGTAACAGCAAGGATACCAGTGTCATTAGATCCCAGAATATGTGGGGGGAggtagtaaggtataagaaatgTGATCAATGATTAATTGAACCCATATTTTATTCCAATCATTATTGAGTTTGATATGATGCCATAGGAGTAGTGATGATAAGTTTTGTATGTTAGGCCCCAGAGCAGTGAACTGTAGATTGTAAATTCACTTGCTTAACCATAGGAAGGTAACTAGAGGACCTTCAcccttgttttcctttgttaggGTGACCAAGCCCAGCATAGCAGAGGTGATT is drawn from Dromiciops gliroides isolate mDroGli1 chromosome 2, mDroGli1.pri, whole genome shotgun sequence and contains these coding sequences:
- the LOC122739946 gene encoding probable inactive ribonuclease-like protein 12, whose translation is MDLLSPRTTASKIREKARSVNGIFPLLLLLVLAFLLMLGLSRGLDDDPPNEKTFEEEHIDYPKTNRLFRYCNSMMLLKRIRGPNDTCRQRHIFIHEKPDTLVSICTNFSTVATCKYPSRMDCHQSHMKLQLTECVLSEGIKFPACKYHTQPTFKSILFFCDDLGPVYFYNTVDDS